A section of the Pseudanabaena mucicola str. Chao 1806 genome encodes:
- a CDS encoding CobW family GTP-binding protein, translating into MNTTNFSAIPVTVLTGYLGAGKTTLLNRILTHEHGKKVAVIVNEFGEVGIDHKLVVNADEEIFEMNNGCICCTVRGDLIRIITNLMRRRDKFDHLVIETTGLADPAPVIQTFFVDEDVSTKTKLDAVVTVVDAKHISQHWDAEEVQEQIAFADIILLNKTDLVGEPELEGLEQRIKAMNLMSKIYRTQNSEIAMDAVLGVGAFELERALQIDPEFLAEDAHEHDDTVKSVAIIEEGELYLPKVNAWISTLLREQGVDIFRMKGILNIKGIDERFVFQGVHMLFDGTRDRLWQPHEKRKSELVFIGRNLDAEKLKADFLDCLA; encoded by the coding sequence ATGAATACCACCAACTTCTCAGCAATCCCTGTCACTGTGCTAACAGGCTATCTCGGTGCAGGTAAAACTACATTACTGAATCGCATTCTCACCCATGAACATGGCAAAAAAGTTGCTGTGATCGTCAATGAATTTGGTGAAGTTGGCATCGATCATAAGTTGGTCGTTAATGCTGACGAAGAAATCTTTGAAATGAACAATGGCTGTATTTGCTGTACTGTGCGTGGTGACTTGATTAGAATTATCACGAACCTGATGCGCCGCCGTGACAAATTTGATCATTTAGTGATAGAGACCACTGGACTTGCTGATCCTGCGCCTGTAATTCAAACTTTTTTTGTAGATGAAGATGTCAGCACTAAAACCAAGCTAGATGCGGTAGTCACCGTAGTTGATGCAAAGCATATCTCGCAGCATTGGGATGCTGAAGAAGTACAGGAGCAAATCGCTTTCGCTGACATCATTTTGTTGAACAAAACTGATTTGGTAGGCGAACCAGAACTCGAAGGATTAGAGCAACGCATCAAAGCAATGAACTTGATGAGCAAAATCTATCGTACGCAAAACTCAGAAATTGCTATGGATGCTGTGCTAGGGGTCGGTGCATTTGAGCTAGAGAGAGCTTTACAAATTGACCCTGAATTTCTCGCTGAAGATGCCCATGAGCATGATGACACGGTGAAGTCTGTTGCGATCATTGAAGAAGGGGAACTTTATTTACCTAAAGTTAACGCTTGGATTAGTACACTACTTCGGGAACAGGGAGTGGACATATTTAGAATGAAAGGCATTCTCAATATTAAGGGAATCGATGAACGCTTTGTTTTTCAAGGTGTGCATATGTTATTTGATGGTACTCGTGATCGCCTATGGCAACCTCATGAAAAGCGCAAAAGTGAACTTGTATTCATCGGTCGTAATCTTGATGCTGAAAAATTAAAAGCAGATTTCCTTGATTGCTTAGCTTAA
- a CDS encoding LdpA C-terminal domain-containing domain, translated as MEIESLRSRQWFKLICGASYQHLPAIRHLAQIYTLAGADCIDMAPDPATIAAAREGIAAAMELDESVRSPLVMVSFNDGEDPHFRKAIFDPQLCPKDCPRPCEKVCPTSAIKFGSDYKGIMPSLCYGCGRCLSLCPVQIIHTREQVYIPEDIFDEVLNQKVDAIEIHTQPNRTQEFAAFWQRLSPIIPKLKLVAISFPDCENLHDYLLSLLEGMQPKPRSLIWQTDGRPMSGDIGDGATRAALQLGQKVLDFQLPIGFVQLAGGTNASTVPKLRQADIPVAGVAYGSYARKIVMDFLESRGEEIPDRLEEHPCLLWQAVAIAKQLVSQIKTPSP; from the coding sequence ATGGAAATAGAATCTCTGCGATCGCGCCAGTGGTTTAAGCTCATTTGTGGCGCGAGTTATCAACATTTACCAGCCATTCGCCATTTAGCCCAGATCTACACCTTAGCTGGAGCTGACTGCATCGATATGGCTCCCGATCCTGCAACGATCGCGGCGGCAAGGGAAGGAATTGCTGCCGCCATGGAGTTAGACGAATCTGTGCGATCGCCACTAGTGATGGTCAGCTTTAATGATGGGGAAGATCCACACTTTCGCAAAGCAATTTTTGATCCCCAACTTTGTCCCAAAGATTGCCCAAGACCTTGCGAAAAAGTATGCCCCACCTCAGCAATTAAATTTGGTAGTGATTACAAAGGAATCATGCCAAGTCTTTGTTATGGGTGCGGTCGATGTTTGTCTCTATGTCCAGTACAAATTATTCACACTCGCGAACAAGTCTATATCCCTGAAGATATTTTTGATGAAGTCCTTAACCAAAAAGTTGATGCGATCGAAATTCATACACAACCAAATCGTACTCAAGAGTTTGCAGCCTTTTGGCAACGCCTAAGCCCGATCATCCCTAAGCTCAAATTAGTGGCGATTAGCTTCCCCGATTGTGAAAATTTACATGACTATCTGCTCTCTTTGCTTGAGGGGATGCAGCCAAAACCGCGATCGCTAATTTGGCAAACCGATGGTAGACCGATGAGTGGTGATATTGGTGATGGGGCAACGAGAGCAGCCTTGCAACTAGGACAAAAGGTTCTCGATTTTCAGTTACCCATTGGCTTTGTGCAACTAGCTGGCGGAACCAATGCTAGTACAGTTCCCAAACTACGCCAAGCGGACATTCCCGTCGCGGGAGTTGCCTATGGCAGCTATGCTCGGAAAATCGTGATGGATTTTCTCGAAAGTCGTGGTGAAGAAATACCTGATCGTCTTGAAGAGCATCCTTGTCTACTCTGGCAAGCCGTAGCGATCGCTAAGCAATTAGTTTCCCAAATTAAAACGCCTTCACCCTAA
- a CDS encoding DUF2288 domain-containing protein: protein MSNVRADLAEMVDVALWEWLSSHAARARVILVGANLDLVDVGVALTEDNTQLVQSWIEDGWLRHPTAEELSAWNANKEKEFTSLVIPPFVLAKLNF, encoded by the coding sequence GTGAGTAATGTAAGAGCAGATTTAGCGGAAATGGTAGATGTGGCGCTGTGGGAATGGTTATCGTCCCATGCCGCTAGAGCAAGAGTAATTTTAGTCGGGGCAAATCTGGATCTCGTCGATGTAGGTGTTGCTTTGACTGAGGACAATACGCAGTTAGTGCAATCATGGATCGAGGATGGCTGGTTGCGTCATCCTACTGCTGAGGAACTAAGTGCTTGGAATGCAAACAAGGAAAAAGAGTTTACCAGTCTTGTTATTCCACCATTTGTATTAGCTAAACTAAATTTCTAG
- a CDS encoding phosphate/phosphite/phosphonate ABC transporter substrate-binding protein yields MHRLLSQNSLAKALLKPVNLLVALGCISLVGLTACSDSNQQTTSQSNQSVTKTADKEPPKDSQPKPTVATQAPIKEITIAFATRRDTKDLQSKVDQVSSILSKEIGIPVKGVIGDETASVEALRANRANVAFVSGRAALKAEDLSGAKMYLAEVREDYSGGKTYKSVFVVPEDSPLKTLPDPQKNLEQLRGKRMAFTSRSSGSGFIFPVSELVGLKFVDGPDRLEQFFSKVTYGDGYSSALQAVLRDQADVAVVSEYALLPPWVTTEEGKKLRVLHAVANVPAHGISIDDSVPTDVREKLITAFLKLNEPANNGLFRSMYNSTQLVKVDHDTHLAPMRTAIQRAGLKP; encoded by the coding sequence ATGCATAGATTGTTATCTCAAAATTCATTAGCCAAAGCCTTACTTAAACCCGTTAATTTATTGGTAGCCCTAGGTTGCATAAGCTTAGTCGGTTTAACTGCTTGTAGTGACAGTAATCAACAAACTACATCTCAATCCAATCAATCAGTCACAAAGACTGCGGATAAGGAGCCTCCTAAAGATAGTCAACCCAAACCAACGGTGGCAACCCAAGCACCTATTAAAGAAATCACGATCGCCTTTGCCACTCGTCGAGATACCAAGGATCTACAAAGCAAGGTTGACCAAGTTTCTAGCATCTTATCAAAGGAAATTGGCATACCTGTCAAGGGTGTAATTGGTGACGAAACTGCCTCAGTAGAAGCGCTCAGAGCCAATCGAGCTAATGTTGCTTTTGTCAGTGGTCGTGCTGCCCTCAAAGCTGAGGATTTATCAGGTGCAAAGATGTACCTTGCAGAAGTCCGTGAAGACTATTCAGGAGGAAAAACCTACAAGTCTGTGTTTGTCGTACCTGAAGATAGTCCTTTAAAAACCTTGCCAGATCCTCAGAAAAATCTAGAACAATTGCGCGGTAAGAGGATGGCTTTCACTTCCCGTTCCTCTGGTTCAGGATTTATTTTTCCTGTGAGTGAATTAGTGGGATTAAAGTTTGTCGATGGACCAGATCGCTTAGAGCAGTTCTTTAGCAAAGTGACCTATGGTGATGGCTATAGTAGCGCTCTGCAAGCTGTATTACGTGACCAAGCCGATGTTGCTGTAGTGTCCGAATATGCTTTGCTCCCACCTTGGGTAACTACTGAAGAAGGGAAAAAGCTCAGAGTTCTCCATGCTGTTGCGAATGTACCTGCTCATGGAATTTCCATTGATGATAGTGTTCCTACAGATGTTCGAGAAAAGTTGATTACTGCCTTCTTAAAACTAAATGAACCTGCAAATAATGGGCTATTCCGCAGTATGTATAACTCCACGCAACTCGTAAAAGTCGATCATGACACTCACCTAGCACCAATGCGAACTGCAATTCAACGGGCGGGACTAAAACCCTAA
- a CDS encoding ABC transporter ATP-binding protein has protein sequence MTANFWDIVRYFKRYRNTAIWSITGSSLFEIIDLAVPYTIGQILNVLSGRSLDPEINSLVMAMANTFGQTSSQTNTLIILASLIFVVTVLRAPIQVWIANNFHWEIALKSRRDQTQKAIAKILTLPIEFYDENNAGRIAGRVARGLANHMWSYPEIAGQLIPRVVRILGIFVIICVIAWWISAFFLVSFILVLLGSLQKLKGLVKTEENLDIYQENTESRTSEIITSIKTVKAFANEAKEYKRQSERLEREAKVSLWGIHVGYVKLGMVRDTVLEACQFVVFGAALFATFGGKMSIGHFITISTLASMAYSEIKPICLLAEVFARRYSSMLRFHQFMKQPNGQDAAIALYPNTKYPQYHFAGKVEFRNLTFGYDRDHPVLEKIQFIIEPCETVALVGKSGSGKSTLVKLLFRYFEPSSGGILIDGTNITELDITGYRKRLAIVHQEVDIFNGTLMDNLMYGNPTATFAQVQEACAIASVDEFLHLLPRGYNTIVGERGVRLSGGQRQRLGIARALLVNPDILVFDEATSSLDYESERSIQLAMRRIQGTRTTIVIAHRLSTVREADKIVVLDKGAIVEIGSHQQLLAQGGIYHRLHSLQESGELL, from the coding sequence ATGACCGCTAACTTTTGGGACATTGTCCGTTACTTTAAACGCTATCGCAATACAGCAATCTGGAGCATTACAGGTTCCAGTCTATTTGAAATCATCGATCTCGCCGTTCCCTATACCATTGGACAAATCCTGAATGTACTATCAGGGCGATCGCTCGATCCCGAAATCAATAGCCTCGTCATGGCAATGGCTAACACATTTGGGCAGACTTCAAGCCAAACTAACACCTTAATCATTCTTGCGAGCTTGATTTTTGTGGTGACAGTTTTACGCGCACCGATTCAGGTTTGGATTGCCAATAACTTCCATTGGGAAATAGCTCTCAAATCACGCCGCGATCAGACTCAAAAAGCGATCGCCAAAATCTTAACCCTACCTATCGAGTTTTACGATGAGAATAATGCGGGCAGGATTGCAGGACGTGTGGCGCGAGGTTTAGCCAATCACATGTGGTCATATCCCGAAATCGCAGGGCAATTGATTCCTAGAGTCGTGCGAATCCTCGGTATTTTTGTAATCATCTGTGTGATCGCATGGTGGATCTCCGCATTCTTTTTAGTGTCATTTATTTTGGTGCTATTAGGAAGTTTGCAAAAACTAAAGGGATTAGTCAAAACGGAAGAGAATCTTGACATTTATCAAGAGAATACCGAAAGTCGTACTTCCGAAATCATTACTAGCATCAAGACCGTCAAAGCTTTTGCCAATGAAGCAAAGGAATATAAGCGTCAAAGCGAACGTCTCGAACGGGAAGCCAAAGTTTCTCTTTGGGGTATTCACGTTGGCTATGTAAAATTAGGTATGGTGCGTGATACAGTGCTGGAAGCCTGCCAATTTGTTGTCTTTGGAGCCGCCCTATTCGCCACCTTTGGTGGCAAGATGTCTATCGGACACTTCATCACCATTTCCACCTTAGCAAGTATGGCTTATTCGGAAATCAAACCGATTTGTTTACTTGCCGAAGTCTTTGCCCGTCGCTATTCGTCCATGCTGCGATTCCACCAGTTCATGAAACAACCCAATGGACAAGATGCCGCGATCGCTCTATACCCCAACACCAAATATCCCCAATATCACTTTGCAGGCAAAGTCGAATTTCGCAATCTCACCTTTGGCTATGATCGCGATCATCCCGTCCTCGAGAAGATCCAATTCATCATTGAACCATGTGAAACCGTTGCCCTAGTAGGAAAATCTGGTTCTGGTAAATCCACTTTAGTTAAATTGCTGTTCCGTTATTTCGAGCCATCAAGTGGTGGCATCTTGATTGATGGAACAAATATTACCGAACTCGATATTACGGGCTATCGTAAACGTCTGGCGATCGTCCATCAAGAGGTGGATATCTTTAATGGAACTCTGATGGATAACCTCATGTACGGAAATCCCACGGCAACTTTTGCTCAAGTTCAAGAAGCCTGTGCGATCGCTAGTGTTGATGAGTTTCTCCATTTATTACCCCGAGGTTATAACACCATTGTTGGTGAAAGGGGTGTGCGTCTCTCTGGTGGACAACGTCAACGCTTGGGCATTGCCAGAGCATTGCTAGTCAATCCCGATATTCTCGTCTTTGATGAGGCAACTTCTAGCCTAGATTATGAATCTGAGCGATCAATTCAACTCGCCATGCGACGTATTCAGGGAACCCGCACCACAATTGTGATTGCTCATCGGCTTAGCACCGTGCGCGAAGCCGATAAGATTGTAGTTTTAGATAAAGGTGCGATCGTCGAAATTGGCTCCCATCAACAGCTTCTTGCTCAAGGTGGCATCTATCATCGCTTACATTCTCTCCAAGAGTCGGGTGAATTGTTGTAA
- a CDS encoding FTR1 family iron permease has translation MDFSGVLPIFAITLREGVEAALVVGIVMAYLKKVDRSSLNPWVFGGIGTGIFASFIVGIFLNWLVKQVENKEPMQAAFYSQFWQGVLGITAIIMLSWMLVWMTENAKALKGEIEGQIGKAIANEKSAGWAVFILILIAVLREGFEVVIFISAKLQGGLVPIVGAIAGLVGAVTIGIALFQFGIRINLQVFFQAMGIFLLLIVAGLVVSVIGHLDKAVAAYGQLTQTSICLPATSATEMSSCLLGGLVWDVHDTFPDTRFPAILLKAMFGFRDRLFLGQALGYFTFLISAGFLYFQSLLGKSISKQQG, from the coding sequence ATGGATTTTAGTGGAGTATTACCAATTTTTGCGATTACTTTGCGGGAGGGAGTTGAAGCTGCCCTTGTGGTGGGAATTGTAATGGCATATTTGAAAAAAGTTGATCGCAGCTCGCTTAATCCTTGGGTATTTGGTGGAATTGGCACGGGAATATTCGCAAGTTTTATCGTCGGTATATTCCTTAATTGGCTTGTGAAACAGGTGGAAAATAAAGAACCGATGCAGGCTGCTTTTTATAGCCAATTTTGGCAGGGAGTATTAGGAATCACTGCAATCATCATGCTGAGTTGGATGTTAGTCTGGATGACCGAAAATGCTAAGGCACTCAAGGGGGAAATCGAGGGGCAAATTGGTAAGGCGATCGCTAATGAAAAAAGTGCGGGTTGGGCAGTATTTATCCTGATTTTAATTGCGGTATTACGAGAGGGCTTTGAGGTCGTAATTTTTATTTCAGCAAAGCTACAAGGTGGGCTTGTTCCAATTGTCGGTGCGATCGCAGGTTTAGTTGGTGCAGTTACAATTGGGATTGCACTCTTTCAATTTGGCATTCGCATTAATCTCCAAGTATTTTTTCAGGCAATGGGAATATTTCTCTTACTGATCGTTGCAGGCTTAGTGGTCAGTGTGATCGGGCATCTTGATAAAGCCGTAGCTGCCTATGGACAACTCACGCAAACTTCTATTTGTTTACCTGCAACTTCAGCTACGGAAATGAGTTCTTGTTTGCTTGGTGGTTTAGTTTGGGATGTCCATGATACTTTCCCTGATACTCGATTTCCCGCTATCTTACTTAAAGCGATGTTCGGCTTTCGCGATCGCCTATTTCTAGGACAGGCACTTGGTTATTTCACCTTCTTAATCTCTGCGGGTTTCCTTTATTTCCAGAGCCTCTTAGGAAAGTCTATTAGTAAACAGCAAGGTTAA
- the recJ gene encoding single-stranded-DNA-specific exonuclease RecJ, whose protein sequence is MSPTNWHILETVEPPTWLIEKVGKFAAQLLYQRGIFESEKVDAFLSIETYQPTRAFTFPEMQQAIARIQKAYEQEEMIAVWGDFDADGITATSVLWEGLGQFFKQGDRLVFYIPDRLKESHGVSIRGLDKLRSQCESARKSINLIITCDTGSTSLDAINYARGLGIDVIVTDHHTLPDERPNVVAIINPRYLSNDNPLFHLSGVAVAYKLMEALYETMPEVPQQPLEDLLDLVAIGLVADLVQLTGDCRYLAQKGIAVLRQKKRLGVRMLLEQCKRAGDRPIDISFGIAPRINAVSRIWGDVRKCVELLTTRDEKVCRALIDQTELANTQRKALQKRVFKQVQGKIEQLDLSTTGIIILADPQWPVGVLGLVAGQVVAEYGRPTVLCTVEDGIAKGSARSLEGINLYELLKGQEHLLLSFGGHPLAGGLSFALENLQVLAEAINQRFWSQYGQLQSKAITIDLEVTIADLNKDLFNEFKQLEPFGMGNPAPKLLVRNCEFVDISNANIRTHKGQKVEYIKTEFTLRDRQGHQIHGDWWGHYSYELPDTACDVVIELVDNTFRKRYDIRLLDIHAQSAPLKSEKSTLASNSIKKQNPNLKIIDLRGHEQLKQDLEATICDRCPTSWHDLNILIEQAAQSHQTLALVYPNPEKLNGAIAWQTLVGIAKYLSRTGKEIKRSQLIAKLGIDDQSTLRIGFEELRQYGYIVEIIHNESNDQLNDPQIRISSVAADHLSTQSSTQSSTQSSTITKQFIQAANEILFQQQFFDSQLISVNEHDR, encoded by the coding sequence ATGTCACCGACCAATTGGCATATTTTAGAAACTGTTGAACCACCAACTTGGTTAATTGAAAAAGTTGGTAAGTTTGCCGCGCAGTTACTTTATCAAAGAGGCATATTTGAGTCTGAGAAAGTAGATGCATTTTTATCAATCGAAACTTATCAACCAACGAGAGCTTTTACTTTTCCTGAAATGCAGCAGGCGATCGCCAGAATTCAAAAAGCCTATGAACAAGAAGAAATGATCGCTGTTTGGGGTGATTTTGATGCCGATGGGATTACTGCTACGTCAGTCTTGTGGGAGGGGCTAGGACAGTTTTTTAAGCAAGGTGATCGCTTAGTTTTTTATATCCCAGATCGTCTTAAGGAATCTCATGGGGTCTCAATCAGAGGTTTGGATAAGTTGCGATCGCAATGTGAATCTGCAAGGAAATCTATCAATTTAATTATTACCTGTGATACGGGTAGTACTAGTTTAGATGCAATTAATTATGCAAGAGGATTAGGAATTGATGTGATTGTCACCGATCATCACACTCTGCCTGATGAACGTCCCAATGTAGTCGCAATTATCAATCCGCGTTATTTAAGTAATGACAATCCTTTGTTCCATTTATCAGGTGTGGCAGTTGCTTATAAATTAATGGAAGCATTGTATGAAACGATGCCTGAAGTTCCCCAACAGCCACTAGAGGATTTATTAGATTTAGTGGCGATCGGACTAGTTGCGGATTTAGTGCAATTGACAGGTGATTGTCGCTATCTTGCCCAAAAGGGAATTGCGGTTTTGCGACAAAAGAAACGCCTCGGTGTACGGATGCTCTTAGAACAATGTAAGCGTGCTGGAGATCGTCCGATTGATATCAGCTTTGGCATTGCGCCACGAATTAATGCCGTCAGCCGTATCTGGGGCGATGTGCGGAAATGTGTTGAATTGCTCACTACACGTGATGAGAAGGTATGCAGGGCTTTGATCGATCAAACAGAATTGGCGAATACTCAGCGCAAAGCTTTGCAAAAGAGGGTATTTAAGCAGGTACAAGGGAAAATCGAACAGCTTGATTTATCAACAACGGGAATTATTATTCTTGCCGATCCCCAATGGCCGGTGGGAGTTTTGGGATTAGTCGCAGGTCAAGTGGTTGCTGAATATGGTCGCCCGACAGTTCTCTGTACGGTTGAGGATGGTATTGCTAAAGGCAGTGCACGATCTCTGGAAGGAATTAATCTCTATGAACTCCTCAAAGGACAAGAACATTTATTGCTAAGCTTTGGAGGTCATCCCCTCGCAGGTGGCTTGAGCTTTGCGCTGGAGAATTTGCAAGTACTTGCTGAGGCGATCAATCAGCGCTTTTGGAGTCAATATGGACAGTTACAAAGCAAGGCGATAACTATTGATTTGGAAGTAACAATTGCCGATTTGAATAAGGATTTGTTTAATGAATTCAAACAGTTAGAACCCTTTGGCATGGGTAATCCTGCGCCGAAGTTACTAGTGAGGAACTGTGAGTTTGTCGATATATCCAATGCTAATATTCGCACTCATAAAGGACAAAAAGTTGAATATATCAAAACCGAATTTACCTTGCGCGATCGCCAAGGTCATCAAATTCATGGTGATTGGTGGGGACATTACAGCTATGAGTTGCCAGATACTGCCTGTGATGTGGTGATCGAGCTAGTGGATAACACTTTTCGCAAACGTTATGATATACGTCTGTTGGATATCCATGCTCAAAGCGCCCCACTAAAGTCCGAGAAATCCACGCTTGCATCAAACTCCATCAAAAAGCAAAATCCCAATCTCAAAATCATCGATCTGCGTGGGCATGAACAATTAAAACAAGATTTAGAAGCTACGATCTGCGATCGCTGTCCTACGAGTTGGCATGATTTAAACATACTCATCGAGCAAGCGGCTCAATCCCATCAAACATTAGCGCTAGTTTATCCCAATCCTGAAAAGCTGAATGGGGCGATCGCGTGGCAAACCCTTGTGGGTATCGCCAAATACCTTAGTCGTACAGGCAAAGAGATTAAGCGATCTCAATTAATTGCTAAATTAGGAATCGACGATCAAAGTACTTTGCGGATTGGATTTGAGGAATTGCGACAATATGGCTATATTGTGGAGATCATTCATAATGAAAGTAATGATCAACTAAATGATCCTCAGATACGCATCAGTTCTGTTGCCGCCGATCATTTATCAACACAATCATCAACACAATCATCAACACAATCATCGACTATCACCAAACAGTTTATCCAAGCTGCTAATGAAATCCTGTTTCAGCAACAGTTCTTTGATAGCCAATTAATTTCTGTGAATGAGCATGACCGCTAA
- a CDS encoding uracil-DNA glycosylase, whose product MPEKEQMSLFNLTPSEVPLTELPKANRVEALPTKTAHSPKNAATAAVNAVPINEQFANLDELKAAACNCQKCPLAATRTNVVVERGDRSAKILIIGEAPGEQEDLSGLPFVGKSGQLLDKILESVGFDTSKDVYICNTVKCRPPNNRVPTEVETTTCKPYLLEQIRLVNPKVILLTGATSLKSILGEKLGITKVRGKWYEWEGRLVMPIFHPSYLLRNQSREQGSPKWLTWQDIKAIKSKYLEIIGTKPIDDDEEF is encoded by the coding sequence ATGCCTGAGAAAGAACAAATGAGCCTGTTCAATTTGACTCCATCGGAAGTTCCGCTCACAGAACTTCCCAAGGCTAATAGGGTTGAGGCTCTACCAACTAAGACTGCTCACTCTCCTAAAAATGCTGCTACGGCTGCAGTTAATGCCGTGCCGATCAATGAGCAATTTGCTAACCTCGATGAGCTAAAAGCAGCCGCTTGCAACTGCCAGAAATGCCCCCTTGCCGCAACTCGTACAAATGTGGTCGTCGAAAGAGGTGATCGCAGTGCCAAAATCCTGATCATTGGGGAAGCCCCAGGGGAACAAGAAGATTTATCTGGCTTACCATTTGTCGGTAAGTCAGGTCAACTTTTAGATAAAATTTTAGAATCTGTGGGCTTCGACACTAGTAAAGATGTCTATATTTGCAACACCGTCAAATGCCGTCCTCCGAATAACCGCGTCCCTACCGAAGTCGAGACAACCACATGCAAACCCTATTTATTAGAGCAAATTCGCCTTGTCAATCCCAAAGTTATTTTGCTCACGGGGGCAACCTCTCTGAAATCAATTCTCGGTGAAAAATTAGGTATTACTAAAGTTCGTGGTAAGTGGTATGAGTGGGAAGGTCGACTAGTCATGCCCATATTTCACCCCTCCTATTTATTACGAAACCAAAGTCGTGAGCAGGGCAGCCCCAAGTGGCTAACATGGCAAGATATAAAAGCAATTAAATCAAAGTATTTAGAAATAATAGGTACAAAACCAATTGATGATGATGAGGAATTTTAG
- the phnE gene encoding phosphonate ABC transporter, permease protein PhnE, translating into MRVLVDIGLGWAYIWSLHGLKVNPELIKTSLPYMTDFLSRLLPPDFSILDVAIKALIETIQMSLWGTTIGAILSIPLALLSARNLSPTWLRWLASLIQNVVRSVPSIILGLFFVAATGLGAPAGTLALGIYTIGYLAKFYQEAIESVDQRSLEALQVSRASWWQIAQYGVMPQVLPLCLGYTLYMFEYNIRAASVLGVVGAGGIGFELVSYIRGFEYNKATTMMLVLLVVVTAIDSLSSQLRNKFKVD; encoded by the coding sequence ATGAGAGTTTTGGTAGATATTGGTTTAGGATGGGCTTATATCTGGTCATTGCATGGGCTAAAAGTTAATCCTGAATTAATCAAAACCAGTCTTCCCTACATGACAGATTTTCTGTCGCGGCTATTGCCACCTGATTTCAGTATTTTAGATGTGGCGATTAAAGCGCTAATTGAGACTATACAAATGTCTCTCTGGGGAACGACCATTGGTGCAATTCTCTCCATTCCTTTAGCACTCCTATCGGCTCGGAATCTGTCACCTACATGGTTACGCTGGCTAGCGAGTCTAATCCAAAATGTTGTCCGTTCCGTTCCATCGATTATTTTAGGACTATTCTTTGTTGCTGCGACAGGTTTAGGTGCACCCGCAGGGACTCTGGCTTTAGGAATCTATACGATTGGCTATTTAGCAAAGTTCTATCAAGAGGCGATCGAATCTGTGGATCAGCGATCGCTTGAAGCATTACAAGTTAGTCGTGCTTCGTGGTGGCAAATTGCTCAATACGGAGTTATGCCTCAGGTGTTGCCGCTCTGTCTTGGCTATACGCTTTATATGTTTGAATACAATATTCGTGCTGCCTCTGTTTTAGGGGTAGTCGGTGCTGGTGGAATTGGCTTTGAGCTAGTCAGCTATATTCGCGGTTTTGAATACAATAAAGCCACAACGATGATGTTAGTTTTATTAGTAGTTGTCACGGCGATCGATTCGCTCAGCAGTCAATTGCGGAATAAATTTAAAGTAGATTAA
- a CDS encoding phosphonate ABC transporter ATP-binding protein — translation MEPLSDRNLPAIACQNIRTEYQSTLQRPILNGIDVQINHGEFVALLGMNGAGKSTLLRSLVGLVPIQQGEIQICGTSVEQRHIGEVRKNIGFLFQGGALVDQLSCLDNVLCGCLGELTTWQSLWGFPKSDRRVAMQLLQKMGLQEQIYQKARQLSGGQRQRVAIARTLIQSPHILLADEPTTGLDLSGINQVMESLAEMHSRGLTVVVVLHDLSLATQYAQRAIILDAGKVWYDGDCQNIERQFVRLQSLSQFQSANAA, via the coding sequence ATGGAACCTTTATCAGATAGAAACTTGCCTGCGATCGCTTGCCAAAATATCCGCACGGAATATCAATCTACTCTACAACGTCCAATCCTCAATGGTATTGATGTGCAAATCAATCACGGAGAATTTGTCGCTTTATTGGGAATGAATGGGGCTGGCAAATCCACTCTATTACGCTCACTAGTTGGTCTAGTCCCAATTCAGCAAGGCGAAATTCAAATATGTGGAACCTCGGTTGAGCAAAGACATATTGGTGAAGTGCGTAAAAATATTGGCTTCCTCTTTCAAGGTGGTGCTTTAGTCGATCAGCTTTCTTGTTTAGATAACGTGCTCTGTGGCTGTTTAGGAGAGCTAACCACATGGCAAAGTCTCTGGGGATTTCCCAAAAGTGATCGCCGCGTTGCGATGCAGCTACTTCAGAAAATGGGATTACAAGAGCAAATCTACCAAAAAGCAAGACAACTAAGCGGTGGTCAACGCCAAAGAGTCGCGATCGCACGCACCTTAATTCAATCACCCCATATTTTGCTAGCTGATGAACCGACGACTGGCTTAGACTTATCAGGCATTAATCAAGTGATGGAATCCCTTGCCGAAATGCATAGTCGCGGTTTAACTGTGGTCGTGGTGTTGCATGATCTCTCTCTCGCAACTCAGTACGCCCAGAGAGCAATCATCCTTGACGCAGGGAAGGTCTGGTATGATGGGGACTGTCAAAATATTGAAAGACAGTTTGTGAGATTGCAAAGTCTGTCCCAATTTCAGTCCGCTAACGCTGCCTAA